One Corynebacterium aurimucosum genomic window, GTGCTGCCCGCGCGGCACGGGGCGAAGGTGACCCGCGGGCGATGAGCCATTCCTGGCTCTTTACCGGTCCTCCCGGTGCCGGCCGCTCGCTGGCGGCGCAGTGTTTCGCCGCAGCACTCATGTGCACTTCTGCCGACGAGAACGGCAACCCCGGATGCGGGCGCTGTCCCTCCTGCCAAAGCGTCCTGGACAATCAAGAGCACACCGACTTGGTCTACGTGGACCCGCAGGAGCAGTTCATTACGGTCGGCGAGGCCCGCGAGGTCATTGGGCGCGCGGCCAGCCTGCCGAGTGTTGCACCCTGGCGCGTGGTCATCTTCAACAAGGCAGATCGCCTCCGCAACGAGGCCGCCAACGCACTATTGAAGACCGTAGAGGAACCCCCGGAGCGCACCGTCATCATTATGGTCGCGCCCTCGGAGGATCCGGAGGACTTCTCGGTCACTCTGCGTTCCCGCTGCCGCCACCTTTATATCCCGGCGCCGAGCGTGGAGGGTGTGGTCAAGCAGCTCGTCGCCGAGGGGGCTAGTGAAGATGACGCGCGCCTGGCCGCCGTGACCACCCTGCGTCATGTGGGCCGCGCGCGACACCTGGTCAACGAACCCGCCGCGCAGAAGCGCCGCGCCATGGCCATCAACCTGGCCGAGGATGTCTTTCACGGCTCCCAGGCCTTTCAATCCGTCACAGCGCTGCTGAAATTCATTGAGAAGGAGGCCAAGGACTCCCACGCGGCGGCGGAGGAGGCGGAGCGATCCAAGATTGAACAATCCTTCGGCGTTGGTGCCAAGGGTAAGGGCGCGACGAAGGCGCAGCGCGACGCCCGCAGTGCCCTGAAGGATATGGAGGAGCTTCACAAGAAGCGCGCTAAGCGCCGCATCGCCGACGGCCTCGACATCGCCCTCGTGGATCTCGCCGGCATCTACCGTGATGCACTCATGCTCAAAGTTGGTGCCGAGGTGGAGATGACCCACCCGGATTTCGCCGGCCTGGCCGGCGAACTTGCCCAGCGTGTGAGCGAAGATGGCTTGCTGGCCGCCCAGTCCGCCATCCGCACCTGCCGCGAGCAGCTACCGCAGAACGTCACCCCGCAGGTGGCTTTCGACGGCATGGTGGGCCGCCTGCGCCTAGCCTGCGGTGCGCGCTAACTTGCAGCATTTGCTGTGCGTGCCCCACATCAAGCAGCCCGATTTCTTTCTCAGCCCTGGCCTAGGCTAGACTCTCACGCGGTGCATATACACACTGCATCGTGCCGCCTTAGCTCAGTCGGTAGAGCATCTCACTCGTAATGAGAAGGTCGCGAGTTCGATTCTCGCAGGCGGCTCCATTAAGCCCCAGCTAGAACAGTGTTCGGCCTAAACAACACGTTTTGTCGTTTAGGCCGCCAAGGTGAGAACAAAGTAAAAACGCCAACCCTCGGAGCAAAGGAATTCTCAGGCCGAAGCCCTACTCCCATTCGGGAACCCAGCTTTATCCTTCTCGGGTTGACGTTGTGACTCAAGGATAATTGGGCGCGAGGCCTTCCACAACACATAACTTCCCGGTGTGGACAAAATGGAATCAAACTACCAGGTAAACTCGGCGCCAGAATTTTTGGGAAATACTCCGGTAACCCCAGCGTCTGCGACGACGCGCAGGCTTTCGTACTCGCTGCTTATTTCTGCTTGCGTCGGTAATACACCTGCCGGCGCACATGAGCGACGACATCGCCTTCCTCATCGATGATGTTGACGTCGAACCAATGCAGGTACTTCTGACCGTTGGCCGTCTTTTCTTCGATGAGCGCGTAGGTCTCCTCCGGAATGCGCATGTCGGCGGTGACCGTGCCACGGCCGGGCTTGAGGTACTTAATCTCACCAGCGGCATCCCAGATGCGGTACTCCTTGCCTAGACGGTGCATCGAGGCGAGCATGAAGAAGGGATCCGTCATGGCGGAGAGCGTGCCGCCGAAGGCAACGCCCATGGCGTTCTTGGTCAACATGTTTGGCTTGTGGCTGACCACGACACGCGTGCCGTCATCAGCGAATTCCTTGATCTTTATGCCAGCGCCCAGAAAGGGCGGCCAGAATCCCATGAAGAGCTTGAGCTGACGTGCAGAAAAGTGGGCCATGAGGATAGCTCCATTTGGGTGGACGGTCAGGTGGGCTAAATGTGGTCAACTCTACCGTTGTGGGATGAGGAGAGTCCCAGACTTCGGTTCTTGAGCACACTATAAGTCACCTGCGCTCACACACCCCCTTCGGCGGAGGCGTGATTCACAAAAATCAGCAGCCCTGATAAATTTCAAGTGAATTGTCAACCGGGCTGCGCCACGCCAGCCCGTACAAGCAGAATCGAATGAGTCATGCAGACAGAGGCGAAAGGCCACGTCGAGGGCCTCTACATCGATGAGCGCTTCGAGCTGCGCGCCGGGAGCATCACGGTCGGGGAGAACATTGAGGGCATAGCGCTTGGCGACGCTCCCGCAGCCGAGGCCGCCTGGCGCGCCGGGGACCCGGATGCGTTGCTGTGGGTGCCCGGCTTCGTGGATCTGCACAACCACGGCGGCAACGGCGGGGGATTCCCCAACGGCGATTATGAGCAGTGCCTGGCCGCCGCCCGCTTCCACCGTGCGCAGGGGACGACGACGCTGCTGGCCAGTATGGTCTCCGGGACGCAAGAAGAACTGTGCGCTCGGGCGGAGCTTTTGGCTCAGCTGGCCGAAGAAGGCGAGATCGCCGGCATCCACATGGAGGGTCCCTTCATCGCGGCGGCCAAGTGCGGCGCGCAGGACCCTTCGCGCATCGTGCCCGGTGACCCGGACTTCTTCCGCGCGGTCATCGCCGCGGCCCGCGGCCACCTGCGTTCGATTACCTTTGCGCCGGAAACGGAGAACGTCGACAAGCTGCTCGAAGTCTGCGCGGAGCACAGCATCATTGCCAGCCTGGGCCACACCGAGGCCGATTACGACACCACGCTGAAGGTTATCGCCCAGGCCAAGGAGCTCGGCGTCACCGTGACTGGCACGCACCTGTTTAACGCCATGCCGCCCATCCACCACCGCGCGCCGGGCACGGTCGCGGCTTTGCTCACCGCGGCGAAGGCGGGGGACGTGGCTGTCGAGCTCATCGCCGATGGCGTGCATCTTGTGGACGGCACCGTGGACATGGCTCACAACCCCCGCGCCTTCGCGGTGACGGATGCCATGGCGGCCGCCGGTATGGCCGATGGTGACTATGAATTGGGCTCCCTCCCCGTCACCGTGAGCGGGGGAGTCGCGCGCGTGCCCAGCGGCGCCATCGCGGGTGGTACGTCCACCTTGGCCCAGCAATTCGCCAGCTTCGCCGCACGCCATGGTCTGGGCGAAGCGGTGCGTTTTACCTCCACCACGGCCGCCGATGTGCTGGGACGCAAAGATCTAGGCCGCATCGCGGTTGGCGCACGCGCCAATCTGGTGGGCCTCAATGCCCAGCTGGAACCGGTGCGCGTCATGGTCGGTGGCACTGAATTTATAAACTTTTAAACAAGACTCTCACTCACATCAGGAAGGCAGATTATGGACATCCTCATTCGCTCCACCCCCGCCGAGGTCGCCGCCGCGGCCGCCGATATCCTCGCAAGCTACGCCAACAATTCCGCCACCCTGGGGCTGGCCACCGGTTCCACCCCGGTGGCCACGTACAAGGAGCTCATCGCCCGCCACGAGCGCGGCGAGGTCAGCTTCGCGGGCAGCCACGCATTTCTTCTCGACGAGTACCTTGGCCTTAACCCCGAACACGAGCAGTCCTACTACGCCACCATCCGCCGTGACTTCACCAGCCACGTCGATTTCGATGATGCCTTGGTCAAGAGCCCAGAGGGCAGCGCTGCCGACCCCGTGGCAGCCACCGCCGCCTATGACCAGGCCATCCGGAATGCCGGTGGCATCGATATCCAGTTGCTCGGCATCGGTGCGAATGGCCACATCGGCTTTAACGAGCCCTCGAGCTCCCTGACCTCGCGCACTCGCGTGGTGGCCCTGCACCCGCAGACTGTGCAAGATAACTCCCGCTTCTTCGACAACCTAGAGGAGGTTCCGCGCCACGCGTTGACGCAGGGCTTGGGCACGATTAGCGAGGCCCGCCACCTGCTCCTCATCGCCACCGGCAGCAACAAAGCCAACGCGGTGCAAGCGATGGTCGAGGGCCCGCTCTCAGCGCGCTGCCCTGGTTCGGTGCTGCAGCTGCACCCGCACGCAACCGTGATCGTTGATGAAGCCGCTGCCGCCCTCTTGGAGGACCGCGAGTACTACCTCTTTGCGGACCAGAATCGCCTGCGTTAAAGCTCCTTTTTCTAATTCGATAACTTCCCTTCTCGAAAGGACGTTTCAGACATGAAAATAGATGTCATGGGGCCGCTGCAGCGGCTCGGAAAAGCCCTCATGGGCGCCGTGGCGGTGCTGCCCGTCGCGGCGATCCTCAGTGGCCTTGGCTACTGGATTTCCAGCGCCGCCGGCCCGGATAACCTCGCCGCCCAGCTGCTGATTAGCTCCGGTGACGCGGTCCTGGCCAACCTGGGCTGGATCTTCGCCATCGCCATTGCTTTCGGCCTGGCCAAGGATTCCAACGGTGCTGCGGCACTCTCTGGTTTCTTGGCCTTTGCCACCTTCATGAAGCTGCTCGGCCCCGACGCCGTGGCTGGTTATCGCGGCATCGAAGACCCCACCGCGCTGACCGGCGATGAGGCTCTGCACTGGGCATCGGAGGGCTGGAACGCCGTGGGCGGCGGAAACGTCCTCTTTGGCATCCTCGCCGGCATCATGGCGGCCTGGGTCTATAACCGCTTCCACGGCACCAAGCTGCCGGACTTTTTGGCCTTCTTCTCAGGCCGGCGCCTCGTGCCGATTCTTACCGCCATCATCGCCATGGTGATTTCCGGCGTCCTCTACTTCGTGTGGCCGTTCATCTACAACGCGCTCTTCAACTTCGGTACCTCCATCCAGGGCCTGGGTGCTGCGGGCGCCGGTATCTATGGTGTGGCTAACCGCCTGCTCATCCCGACTGGCCTGCACCACGCGTTGAACTCCGTCTTCTGGTTCGACGTCATCGGTATCAACGACATTGGCAACTTCCAGGCGGGCCAAAAGACCATCGAAGCAGCCGCAGCCGCCACCTCCGCCGCGGACTGCCCGGGCATCTGGGCGAATGGACAGTGCACGGTCGAGGGCGTTGTGGGCCGCTACCAGGCGGGCTTCTTCCCGGTCATGATGTTCGGTCTGCCGGGCGCGGCACTCGCGATGTACCTGCGTGCGGATAAGAAGAAGCGCAAGGTGGTCGGCTCCTTGATGGCTGCTGGTGCCCTGGCTTCCTTCTTCACCGGTGTGACCGAGCCGCTGGAGTTCTCCTTCATGTTCGTTGCCCCGCTGCTCTATGTGGTGCACGCGCTGCTGATGGGCCTGTCCGTCTTCATCGCTTCCACCATGGAGTGGACCGCTGGCTTCGGCTTCTCCGCCGGCTTTGTGGACATGCTGCTTTCTTCGCAGAACCCGCTGGCCAACAAGTGGTACATGCTGCTGGTGATGGGCGTGGGCTTCTTCTTCCTCTACTTCATCATCTTCTACTTCCTCATCGGCTGGCTTAACCTCAAGACCCCGGGCCGCGGCGAGGACGAAGCCGACAACGTGGAGGATTCTGCTACCGGCGATGACAAGACCGCAGCCGATGCCGCCCGCATCATCGAGGGCCTCGGCGGCAAAGACAACATCGACTCACTGGACTACTGCACCACGCGTCTGCGCGTGGGTGTGAAGGACCGCGCGCTTGTCGACGACTCCCTGATCAAACGCGCCGCCGTCTCCGGTGTCATCCACCCCTCCGAGAAGAGTGTTCAGGTCATCGTGGGCCCGGCCGTACAGTTCATGTATGACGAGGTCAGCCACCAGCTGCGCCACGGTTCCCCGGCCCTGGCCACGACTGGTGCAGCGAGCGCGGCTGGAGCTGCGGGGGCTGCAGCCAGCGTGCCAGCCAGCGCCGGTGCCGCTTCCGCTAATCGCGTCAGCAGCGATGACGCGGATGTCGACGTGCGCGCCCCGTTCGCGGGTGACGTCGTTGAGCTCTCCCAGGTTCCGGATGCCTCCTTTGCCCAGGGCATGGTGGGCGAAGGCTTCGCGGTTATGCCTGATGCTGTCGATGCCTTCGACGTCTGCGCCCCAGTAGACGGCACCATCACCATGGTCTTCAAGACGCGCCATGCTTTTGGCATGAAGACAGCAGACGGGCTGGACCTGCTCATCCACATCGGTATCGACACCGTGGAGTTGAAGGGTGAAGGCTTCACGGCCTTGGCTAAGAAGGGTGATACCGTCACTGCCGGCACGCCGATCATCGCGGTGGAGGCAAGCAAGCTGCGCGAGCGCGGCGTCAACCTCATCACCCCGGTGGTGTGCCCGACGGCCAAGCAGGTTGCCGGAGTCGACATTGCTCGCGAGGGCCATGCCCTGCCAGGCGAGGTCGCCGCAACCGTCAAGCGCAGCAACTAATCTGATTCGGTTCAGCCCAGACATAAAACTGCCCTAGTTGACAAAACCCATGCTGCTTCATGCGGTGAGGAGCGAAGGTTTTGGCAACTAGGGCAGTTTTGGCTTGGGGGGTCTAAAAGCGTGGGCTAGTCGGTGTCGTGCAGCAGGCGCGGCACCACTTTGCCCGTGGCGTTGCGCGGCAGCTTGTCTAGGAAGTGGACGTCGCGCGGCACGGAGTGGTCGGCGAGGTTCTCGCGAACCCAGGTGCGGATGCTATCGGCAGTCACGGTGTTGCCCAGGGCATCGCGCGTGGTTACTGCCCACACGGCGATGCGCTGGAAGGTGGTCTCATCCTCCACGCCGCCGGCGTGCACCTCCGCGATGCCCGGCATGGCCTCAAGAACCTCCGTCACCGACTGCGGGTGCACGTTCTCACCACCGACGATGATCATGTCATCGGCGCGGCCCACCACGTGCAGGTAGCCGTCGGGGTCGATATAGCCCAAGTCCCCGATGGAGATGAGGCCATCAACCTTGTTGAGCGGAATCTTCGGGTTCGTATAGCCAATGAGCGCGGTGGAATTAGTCAGGTAAATCTCGCCGACCTCGCCGCGCGGGACCTCATTGCCTTCCTCATCGAGGATGCGCAGCTTGGTGCCGGAGGCAATCTTGCCGCCGATGGTCGGGTCCTTAGCCACCTCTTCCATGGTGGCCGTCGATGCCAGTGCTAGCTCCGTGGAGCCATAAACATTGCAGAGAATCGGGCCGAAGCGCTCGTGGGTTTCCTTGACAATCTCCGGGGTCAGCGCGTGCCCGGCGGAGGCAATGAACTTCAGGCTTGAGGTGTCATACGCCGAATCCGGGTCAACCTCAACCATCTGGCGGAAGAAGACGGGGGAGGAGAGCAGGCCATCGAGCTGGTAGCGCTGGATATCATCGAGTGCGGCCGCCGGGTCAAAGACACGGCGGGTGACAATGGTATTGCGCAGGCCCAGAGCGATGTTAAGGCAGGCCCAGCCCCACGTGTGGAAGATGGAGGCGGTCATCTGCACCTTTTGGTCCCCGCGCCACGGCACCGCATCCACGATGGAGGCAACCACCACTGGCAGCGTGGGCTCCGGGCGCATGATTCCCTTGGGAATACCCGTGGTGCCGGAGGACATCAGCACGATATGCCCGTGCTTGGGCCAGGTGGGAAGCTTGTGCTTCTCGACGTCCCGCGGGTTCTCCACGATCTTGCGCAGCGATGCCGCTTGCGCCAGCTCAGCGGGAATTTCCGCACCGGACTCGTGGCCAATGACGACGTGCAGGCCATCAATGGGGCTAGCGCTATTGGTGGGATTAGGACCGTCGGCGGGGGCGAGACGGTCGATGAATTCATCGTCGATAACGAGCACGTTGATGCGGTTTTCCTCGATGCATCCGGCGAGCTGTTCGGGGGAAGATCCAACGTTGAGCAAAAAGATGTGTGCCCCCGCATAGCCTTTGGCGGCCAGCGGGGTGATGATGCCGCGGCCATTGCGTGCCATAACACCGAGGCGGATCTCATCGAGCCTCAAAGAAAGCAGCCAGCGCGCGAAGGTCTGGGAATGATCGCGCAGTTGGCGGTAGGTGAGTGCCCCGTCATCGTCGATAAGCGCTAGGCGTTCTGGGCAGGTCATGTATGCCTGCTCTACTTCGCGGGCGGTGGTGAAGCGGTAGCGCGCGAGAACCGGTGCGGTCAAGGCCACCGCCCGCGGGCCGCCGGCGGGGCTAATGAGGCCTGCGCGGAACAGCGAGGGGATAAAACGCCCGAGGGCAGCGGCGTGAAAGGTTACATCAGAAAGCTTCATAAGGTTCTCATCGATAAGAGGGGAAAAGAGGTTACGGGGCGGCGGGGGAGCCGCAATAAAAACGACAACCTGTTACAGGTGTTGCTATTGTTACATAAGCTGCAACCGCTAGCGTAGTCTATTATGGTTTCGGTCTAGAACATACTCTCTTGGAAGGACATTAGTCACGTGAAGTCTACTCAGCGCATTGCCACCCTCTGCGCCGCCCTCCTCGTGGCGGTTGGATTGGCCCAAGCTCCCCAGGCTGTTGCCGGCGAGCGTAATCTCGTTGCCTTCGGTGATTCCGTGCTGGCGGATCCGCAACTGGATGTGTATCTGTCCTCGCGATTGGGCTCTTCTCAGCGCAACCCGAGCCTGGACTGCCCGTCCGGCAATAACTATGCCAAGCGCACCGCCGCCAAGCTGGGCATGCCGGTGGCGGACTTCTCCTGCTCCGGTGCTGTGTCCATGTCCCAGGGTCCGCAGGTGAATGCGCAGATCGATGATGCCATTCGCCGTGGCGCGCTCAGTGCGGACACCCAGCGCGTGCTCTTCTCCAGCGGGTTCAACGATACGTATAACAACGCCGGGCTTTCCGGCGGCGACCTGCGCGCCCGCTGGGTCGGCGCCAATGCGCCGCTGATCCATAAGATTCGCGCGGCGGCACCTAATGCCCGCATCCAGATTGTCGGCTACCCGACCATTGGCTCGGGCGACCGCTACTGCCTCCTTCACTTCGGCCCGAAGCCGGCCGACGCCACGGCCCTGCCGATGGTGCAGCGCTATGAAAACGTCGCGCAGTGGATGCAGGTGGACCTGGCGCGCGCTACCGGAGTTGAGTTCGTGGACATGAAGCCGATGACCTGGGATCGCGGTATGTGTGCCGACGCCGACAAGCGCCAGTGGGCGGGTCTGGTGGACTTCTCTGCGGGGCCGGGCAACCTGCCGCTGCACATTAATGCGCGCGGTCACGAGTTTGTGGCCAACCACCTCGCTAGCTTCTAGAAACGTGTTCTTCTGACTTTTAGGCCCGGGCTACATTGCCTGGGCCTTTCGCGTACCCTCGCGGACATGACTGTTAATGAAAATCTAAATGAAAATAATTCTCAGCAAGGCTCGGAGGTTGTCCGCGGCGTGATTGCGCGCGCCAAGGGAGAGCCTGTCGAGACCGTTAACATCGTCGTGCCCGCTCCAGGCGAGCACGATGTCGTGGTCAAGATTCAGGCCTGCGGCGTCTGCCACACGGACCTGGCTTATCGCGATGGTGATATCGAGGATGCCTTCCCCTTCCTGCTCGGGCATGAGGCGGCGGGCGTCGTCGAGCGCGTGGGCGATGCCGTCACCCACGTCGAGGTCGGTGACTTCGTGGTCTTGAACTGGCGTGCGGTGTGCGGCGAGTGCCGCGCTTGTAAGAAGGGTGAGCCGAAGTACTGCTTCAACACCCACAACGCCTCCGCGAAGATGACGCTCGCGGACGAGGATAAGGACGCCGGCACCGAGCTCACCCCGGCGCTCGGCATCGGCTCCTTCGCCGAGAAGACCCTGGTCCACGAAGGCCAGTGCACCAAGGTCAACCCGGAGGCAGATCCGGCGGCCGCGGGCCTGCTGGGCTGTGGCGTGATGGCAGGCTTGGGCGCTGCGGTCAATACTGCGGATGTCCAGCGCGGCGAGTCCGTCGTGGTCTTTGGCTGCGGTGGTGTCGGCATGGCGGCTATCGCCGGCGCGGTGCTGGCGGGTGCCTCCAAGGTCATCGCCGTGGACCTCGACCCAGACAAGCTAGAGCTGGCTAAGAAGTTCGGTGCAACCCACACCATTGCGTCGAAGGACAAGTCTGAGGACGAGGTCATCGAGGCAGTCCGTGAGCTTACCGATGGTTTCGGTACCGACGTGGCAATCGACGCCGTGGGCATTCCTGTTACCACCCGCCAGGCTTTCTACTCCCGCGACCTGGCTGGCCGCATGGTCATGGTGGGCGTGCCGAACCTCACCAGCCGCTTCGACGTCCCGGCTATCGATTTCTTCGGCCGCGGCGGATCGCTGAAGTCCTCCTGGTACGGCGATTGCCTGCCGGAGCGTGACTTCCCCATGTACGTCGACCTCTCCCTGCAGGGCCGCTTCCCGCTGCAGGACTTCGTCACTGAGCGCGTTGGCCTGGACGACGTCGAGGAAGCCTTCGCTACCATGAAGGCTGGCAAGGTACTTCGATCCGTAGTGGAGCTGTAAATGATTATCGAACAGTTTGTAACCTCAGGAAAGTTCCGCCTGGATGGCGGTGAGTGGGACGTGGACAATAACGTCTACATCCTGGCCGCTGGTGGCGCGTCAAGCGACGCCGAGTGCTACATCATCGATCCTTCCCACGACGCCGAGCGCGTCATCGAAGAGGTAGGACAGCGCACCGTCAAGGGCGTTATCCTCACCCACGCGCACAACGACCACTGCGAGCTCGCACCCCAGGTGGCTGAGCACTTCGGTGTGTCCGTCTACCTGCACCCGGATGATCGTCCCCTGTGGGAGGAAACGCATGAGGATGCCACCTTCGTGCCCCTGGAGGATAACCAGCTCTTCACCGTGGGTGATAGTGACTTCGTGGTCTTCCACACACCGGGTCACTCGCCGGGGTGCGTAGTGCTCTACCTCGCGGATGAGGCCACGCTGCTGTCGGGAGATACCCTCTTCAATGGCGGGCCGGGTGCCACCGGCCGCAAGTACTCCGACTTCGATGTCATCATTGAGTCGCTGCGCAACCGCGTGCTGAACCTCCCGCCGGAGACCCGTGTTCTGCCGGGCCACGGCGATGAAACCACCATTGGTGCGGAGGCGGCGCGCATCGACGAGTACATCGAGCGCGGTTACTAACCCTTAAACCTTGGCCTAGAGCTAAGCTCTAGGCCGTCCTCGGCCGGCCCTAGGCCGGCGTGCGGGCTGCTTTCACTCCCACGGCTACTGTGGCAGCGAGTGAGAGTCCAAACCAGACCCACGCATCCGCTACGCCCGCGCTGAAGGCGCGGGCTTTTTCTTGCACCGCGAACTGCGCATCCGTGCTTAAGACCGCGGGCAGGGTCGCGCTGCCATAGCTCACAATGAACAGCACGCCGATGAGCACGAAGAATGCGCCCGACACAATGGACAGGGTATTCGTGCGTACGGGGCCGAGTACCACCTCGCGCCCGCGCAGCCAGGACCACGAACCTACATCGAAGCGTTCCCACAGTGCGGCGAGCACAAAGAGCGGTGCGGCCATGCCGGCGGCATAAGCCACCATAATGAGCCCGCCGTAGAGCGCGCTGCCGGACGCAGCGGCCGTGGTGAGAACAGCACCCAAGAGTGGGCCCGCGCAAAAGCCCGCGAAGCCATAGACCGCGCCGAGTAGAAATACCCTTCCCCGCGCCTTACCGGACAGGGCATCCATGCCGGGGATGCGGAAACCGCCTCCCAAGGCGGTAAAGATTCCCAGCGCAATGATGATCCAGCCCGCCACTGTGATGACCTGGCCGCGGTATTGTGCAAGCAAGGCAGCCAGCCCCATGCCGATGGGCACGAGCGTGGTGCACAGGCCTAAGAAAAACACCACAGTCTTTAGCAGCAGCTGGCGCTGCGACTCAAAGGCATAGGCAAAGAAGGCCGGCACCAACAGCGCTGAACAGGGGCTGATCAAGGTCAGCACACCGGCGATGACGGCGCCAAAAATTCCGATGCTCATACGCTCACCCCTAGTGCATAACCGCCTAAGAATGCGGTCAAGATAACCAGTGCGAT contains:
- a CDS encoding cytochrome c biogenesis CcdA family protein, yielding MSIGIFGAVIAGVLTLISPCSALLVPAFFAYAFESQRQLLLKTVVFFLGLCTTLVPIGMGLAALLAQYRGQVITVAGWIIIALGIFTALGGGFRIPGMDALSGKARGRVFLLGAVYGFAGFCAGPLLGAVLTTAAASGSALYGGLIMVAYAAGMAAPLFVLAALWERFDVGSWSWLRGREVVLGPVRTNTLSIVSGAFFVLIGVLFIVSYGSATLPAVLSTDAQFAVQEKARAFSAGVADAWVWFGLSLAATVAVGVKAARTPA